Below is a window of Streptomyces sp. WMMB303 DNA.
GGCGTAGCCGTCCTTCACCTCGACGACGTCGCCGGCGGCACCGAGGCCGGAGACCTCGTTGGTCAGGATGATCTTCATGGTGTGGTCACCCTTCCCTTATCGCGCGGTCGAGGTGTAGGGCAGCAGCGCCATCTCACGGCTGTTCTTGACGGCCGTGGCGACGTCGCGCTGGTGCTGGGTGCAGTTGCCGGTGACCCGGCGGGCACGGATCTTGCCGCGGTCGGAGATGAACTTCCGCAGCAGGTTCGTGTCCTTGTAGTCGACGTAGGAGATCTTCTCCTTGCAGAACACGCAAACCTTCTTCTTCGGCTTGCGAGCAGGCGGCTTCGCCATGTCTCTACTCCTATGAGTTTCGCTCAGAAGGGTGGCTCGTCCGAGTAGCCGCCACCGTTGCCCCCGCCGGGGGCACCGCCCCAGTTGCCGCCGCCGCCCTGGCCGCCTCCGGCCGGGCCGGTGGCCCACGGGTCGTTCGCGGGGCCGCCGCCCTGGCCGCCCTGGCCACCGGGGCCGCCGCCCCAGTTGCCGCCGCCGCCCTGGCCGCC
It encodes the following:
- the rpsR gene encoding 30S ribosomal protein S18, with product MAKPPARKPKKKVCVFCKEKISYVDYKDTNLLRKFISDRGKIRARRVTGNCTQHQRDVATAVKNSREMALLPYTSTAR